In Cryptomeria japonica chromosome 10, Sugi_1.0, whole genome shotgun sequence, a genomic segment contains:
- the LOC131076714 gene encoding uncharacterized protein LOC131076714, with product MRERGKMIMAETWDGFETRCKRHPNQGTGICPLCLKERLNKLFCPDCGEQRRNNGASSCSCSEASTSSSSNKEKKSPADNTGTGSVEVGSVGRISFLIDSDRPEFDSAKPEPAAIVLLRRSKSAAPATTRTKSVTAPAKFDPPTPKAVTAKKSYTIWSFFLFRKKRKAPKDDSKEEDSKEGPRRSCSSEDRIVVERLTKSRSVGVGRRSFSGYGYIWEKGAHNGNVYFTPSRDKELAAEVKGSSLDDSQQQQQQHRRSGKGWAWAFSSPMRAFKQRKPPIHKTDASPSSVIPEMCRG from the coding sequence ATGAGAGAGAGGGGGAAAATGATAATGGCAGAGACATGGGACGGGTTCGAGACCCGCTGCAAGCGGCATCCGAATCAGGGCACGGGGATTTGCCCGCTGTGTTTGAAGGAGCGGCTGAATAAGCTTTTTTGCCCTGACTGTGGCGAGCAGAGGCGCAACAATGGTGCATCTTCCTGTTCGTGCTCAGAGGCATCCACTTCTTCGTCTTCCAACAAGGAGAAGAAGAGCCCCGCAGACAATACGGGCACGGGATCGGTCGAGGTCGGCAGCGTGGGCAGAATTTCCTTTCTTATAGACAGCGACAGGCCCGAGTTCGATTCCGCTAAGCCCGAACCCGCTGCTATTGTTCTCCTGAGGAGAAGTAAATCCGCTGCCCCTGCGACCACCAGGACGAAATCGGTCACGGCGCCCGCAAAATTCGATCCCCCGACCCCTAAGGCGGTGACTGCCAAGAAATCCTACACAATCTGGTCCTTTTTTCTCTTCAGGAAGAAGAGGAAAGCTCCTAAAGATGATTCCAAGGAAGAGGATTCGAAAGAGGGGCCACGGAGATCTTGCAGCTCGGAAGATCGGATTGTGGTGGAGCGGCTCACGAAGTCGCGATCGGTGGGGGTAGGGCGGCGGAGCTTCTCTGGCTACGGCTACATTTGGGAAAAGGGGGCGCACAATGGCAATGTGTATTTTACGCCTTCAAGGGACAAGGAATTGGCAGCCGAGGTCAAGGGTTCGAGTCTCGACGATTCGCAGCAGCAACAGCAGCAGCACCGGAGGAGCGGCAAGGGCTGGGCTTGGGCGTTTTCTAGCCCCATGCGCGCATTCAAGCAACGCAAGCCCCCGATTCACAAGACTGACGCTTCTCCTTCCTCCGTTATACCTGAGATGTGCAGAGGCTGA